A single window of Archangium gephyra DNA harbors:
- a CDS encoding ATP-dependent helicase, whose product MAAQELHPNKEQWQAYESQGHLVVLAGPGSGKTKLLAVKLARIAEEELEPPHRIACLTYNNECVSEIRKRLVAVGVRLEERFYLGTVHSFCLSEIVRPFARLAGLRLPSPVRVAPEHIQEKCMQAAINRFGRGQDVAWFRPEIDCYRRTHLNRDRPDWRGEDSSLASIIEEYERLLRADGFVDFDDMVLLAVQILEKHHVARRAVSAKYPTIAVDEYQDLGLPLHRIVELLCFQSASRLFAVGDPDQSIYGFTGARPEMLLELSRRIGVTPVRLKKNYRSGQSILAAAEVALGESRGYTGEKKDVGRLEARQCIGGIEEQCSAAIREIVPALMRLHPGLRLGNVAILYPSKKEGEYLAEACRASSVPFVRNDRGSPYSRTRLIRWLEDAAAWVAGRTLMTPRWEDLLDRWVSLCGHGGRLEHQKAIALRQRVARFLWRNRMPGMPLCEWIAVLIEGFEAELSEMKLNAPDDVASLVGLKELALNGFLQGCTVLGFAFAGGSPDTLNLLTLHSSKGLEFEVVVMVGLDEGVIPRYKASARGVAEARRLFYVGLTRAMRHVVFVYSGFTVDQWGRKHRNGPSRFVRELLGRSLVEVRRD is encoded by the coding sequence GTGGCCGCACAGGAGTTGCATCCCAACAAGGAGCAGTGGCAGGCGTACGAAAGCCAAGGACATCTGGTCGTTCTGGCGGGCCCGGGTAGCGGTAAAACGAAGTTGTTGGCAGTTAAGCTTGCTCGCATTGCGGAGGAGGAACTTGAGCCACCGCATCGAATTGCATGCCTGACCTACAACAATGAGTGTGTATCGGAAATCCGAAAAAGACTTGTTGCTGTTGGGGTGCGTCTAGAGGAGCGATTTTACCTGGGAACAGTGCACTCATTCTGCCTTAGTGAGATAGTTCGGCCTTTTGCGCGCTTGGCGGGATTGCGGCTACCAAGTCCGGTTAGAGTAGCGCCAGAGCACATTCAAGAAAAATGTATGCAGGCGGCCATTAATCGCTTTGGTCGTGGTCAAGATGTGGCTTGGTTCCGACCGGAGATCGACTGCTACCGCCGGACGCACTTGAATCGAGATCGGCCTGACTGGAGGGGAGAGGACTCTAGTTTAGCATCTATTATTGAGGAGTATGAAAGACTGCTGCGGGCGGATGGGTTCGTAGACTTTGATGATATGGTGCTTTTGGCAGTTCAGATTCTTGAGAAGCACCATGTTGCTCGTCGAGCTGTCTCGGCCAAGTATCCAACTATAGCAGTCGATGAGTATCAAGATCTTGGCCTCCCTCTGCATCGTATCGTGGAGCTTCTCTGTTTTCAGTCTGCATCGCGCCTCTTTGCTGTGGGCGACCCCGACCAGTCCATTTATGGTTTCACTGGGGCACGTCCGGAGATGCTCCTAGAGCTTAGTCGACGAATTGGCGTAACTCCTGTTCGACTCAAAAAGAATTATCGTAGTGGGCAGTCAATTTTGGCGGCTGCTGAAGTTGCGCTCGGTGAGTCTCGCGGCTACACGGGCGAGAAGAAGGATGTTGGTAGGTTGGAGGCTCGTCAGTGTATTGGTGGTATTGAAGAGCAATGCAGTGCTGCTATTCGTGAAATAGTGCCTGCCCTGATGCGTCTTCATCCTGGGCTTCGCTTGGGTAATGTCGCGATCTTGTATCCGTCGAAAAAAGAGGGCGAATACTTGGCGGAGGCATGTAGAGCATCGTCGGTTCCGTTTGTGCGGAACGATCGAGGTTCTCCGTATTCGCGAACACGCCTAATTCGATGGTTGGAGGATGCCGCAGCATGGGTGGCTGGACGAACGCTTATGACGCCCCGTTGGGAGGACCTGCTCGATCGATGGGTTTCGCTATGTGGGCATGGCGGGCGTTTGGAGCACCAGAAGGCGATTGCACTTCGCCAGCGTGTTGCTAGATTCCTTTGGCGCAACCGTATGCCAGGAATGCCGCTCTGTGAGTGGATTGCGGTATTGATCGAAGGCTTTGAGGCCGAGCTTTCCGAAATGAAACTCAACGCCCCTGATGATGTCGCATCCTTGGTTGGCTTGAAGGAGCTTGCCTTGAATGGGTTTCTGCAAGGATGCACGGTTCTTGGGTTTGCATTCGCTGGTGGCTCGCCAGATACTCTTAATCTCTTGACTCTTCATAGCTCGAAGGGATTGGAGTTTGAAGTGGTGGTGATGGTTGGTTTGGATGAGGGAGTGATTCCTCGCTATAAGGCTTCAGCGAGAGGTGTTGCGGAAGCTAGGCGACTCTTCTATGTGGGGTTAACGCGTGCCATGAGGCACGTTGTGTTTGTGTATTCAGGCTTCACTGTAGATCAGTGGGGACGCAAGCATCGAAACGGACCATCAAGGTTTGTTCGTGAGCTTCTGGGTCGAAGCCTTGTTGAGGTACGCCGCGACTGA
- a CDS encoding sensor histidine kinase, whose product MPQSKESLETLLQVVLSLTDSLVFEFDAGGHFLAAWTRSDSQLVLPREAFMGRHISEVMDPQTAARTLESIQRVLARGEPERFEYSVEVEGGRRWYSADATLVPDRPGVAFLTRDITRQKTLELSLLQADRLAALGTLAAGVAHEVNNPLGYLSSNLHFIEEGLAEVRRALAGTPGLAPLVARLEECEEALDEARQGTTRIRNVVGDLKTFARGEDTGPEKEQADVRRALEMSINMAMPELRHRARMVWHVEEVPPVRGSESRLGQVLLNLLLNAAQAIPEGAPAENTVEALVRAEGGKVAIEIRDTGHGISPENLKRIFEPFFTTRPAGVGTGLGLAICHSIVIAMGGELTVESTVGQGTCFRVLLPTT is encoded by the coding sequence GTGCCCCAGTCCAAGGAATCGCTCGAGACGTTGCTGCAGGTGGTGCTCAGCCTCACCGACAGCCTCGTCTTCGAATTCGATGCCGGCGGCCACTTCCTCGCGGCGTGGACCCGGTCCGACTCGCAGCTGGTGCTGCCCCGGGAGGCGTTCATGGGGCGCCACATCTCCGAGGTGATGGATCCCCAGACCGCCGCGCGCACCCTGGAGAGCATCCAGCGCGTGCTGGCCCGGGGGGAGCCCGAGCGCTTCGAGTATTCGGTGGAGGTGGAGGGCGGGCGCCGGTGGTACAGCGCCGATGCGACACTGGTGCCCGACCGGCCGGGCGTGGCCTTCCTGACCCGGGACATCACCCGGCAGAAGACGCTCGAGCTGAGCCTGCTCCAGGCGGACCGGCTGGCGGCCCTGGGGACGTTGGCCGCGGGCGTGGCGCACGAGGTGAACAACCCCCTGGGCTACCTCTCCTCCAACCTCCACTTCATCGAGGAGGGACTGGCCGAGGTGCGGCGGGCGCTCGCCGGCACACCCGGCCTCGCCCCGCTGGTGGCCCGGCTGGAGGAGTGCGAGGAGGCGCTCGACGAGGCGAGGCAGGGCACCACGCGCATCCGCAACGTGGTGGGCGACCTGAAGACGTTCGCGCGGGGCGAGGACACGGGCCCGGAGAAGGAACAGGCGGATGTCCGGCGGGCGCTGGAGATGTCCATCAACATGGCCATGCCGGAGCTGCGGCACCGGGCCCGCATGGTGTGGCACGTGGAGGAGGTGCCACCGGTGCGCGGCAGTGAATCGCGCCTGGGGCAGGTGCTCCTCAACCTGCTGCTCAACGCGGCCCAGGCCATCCCCGAGGGCGCACCGGCGGAGAACACCGTGGAGGCGCTCGTGCGGGCCGAGGGTGGCAAGGTGGCCATCGAGATCCGCGACACCGGCCACGGCATCTCTCCGGAGAACCTCAAGCGCATCTTCGAGCCGTTCTTCACCACCCGGCCCGCGGGCGTGGGAACGGGCCTGGGGCTGGCCATCTGCCACAGCATCGTCATCGCGATGGGGGGCGAGCTCACCGTGGAGAGCACCGTGGGCCAGGGCACCTGCTTCCGCGTGCTGTTGCCCACCACCTGA
- a CDS encoding serine/threonine-protein kinase, translated as MPHSDPPGNAAPLGTQLLAEHFRADAAAREATVTRFISLIACLFIVSTLGLGARIGWTRALSVAGLCAFFAVYYGWLSWRLRRGWFHPALHWINVGLETSTGAYLFVCDIAFGTVEQALTNPMSVLWSATIVLAALRGNRHLALFAGGVVAAETMLLYALLAWPRLAEPVPLMFTPPLLALRATYYFIIGWLAALVASYLTHRAEEALHAVREKDLLGKYFLHERLGVGGMAEVFRATYSPEGGFEKVVAVKRILPAYAEDEDFVTLFRREAELGSLLCHPNIVQVLDVGRFGDTYFMAMEYIEGLSLRELLKSHGPLPPEVVAYLGAELGEALDYVHRRTSSEGLPLNLVHRDVNPPNILLSRIGEVKLGDFGVARAAIHVRLTQADRVRGKLGYLAPEQARGQSFDGRADLFALGLTLHEALTGRRVFQGEDASDTVRGEPPHFLVPPSVHRPDVPAELDAAIMELLQWRVQERTPRGQRLRERLCGMTGALAPYPHGQKELARIVQEALALKVGRAPVRSPEQVTRLERTPLRPRGEEEPTTVLPGGSVLANEPLTATAREGTRED; from the coding sequence ATGCCTCACTCCGACCCTCCAGGCAACGCGGCGCCGCTCGGCACCCAACTGCTCGCCGAGCACTTCCGGGCGGACGCCGCCGCCCGCGAAGCGACCGTGACCCGCTTCATCAGCCTGATCGCCTGTCTCTTCATCGTCTCCACCCTGGGGCTGGGAGCCCGCATCGGCTGGACCCGGGCCCTGTCCGTCGCCGGCCTGTGTGCCTTCTTCGCCGTCTATTACGGGTGGCTGTCCTGGCGGCTGCGGCGCGGCTGGTTCCATCCCGCCCTGCATTGGATCAACGTCGGCCTGGAGACCTCCACCGGCGCGTACCTCTTCGTCTGCGACATCGCTTTCGGGACCGTCGAGCAGGCGCTGACCAACCCCATGTCCGTCCTCTGGAGCGCGACCATCGTGCTCGCGGCCCTGCGGGGCAACCGCCACCTGGCCCTCTTCGCCGGCGGTGTCGTGGCCGCCGAGACGATGCTCCTCTACGCCCTGCTGGCCTGGCCCCGGCTGGCCGAGCCCGTTCCCCTGATGTTCACCCCGCCGCTCCTCGCGCTGCGGGCCACCTACTACTTCATCATCGGCTGGCTCGCGGCGCTGGTGGCCAGCTACCTCACGCACCGGGCCGAGGAGGCGCTGCACGCCGTCCGTGAGAAGGATCTGCTGGGCAAGTACTTCCTCCACGAGCGGCTGGGCGTGGGGGGCATGGCCGAGGTGTTCCGCGCCACCTACAGCCCGGAGGGTGGCTTCGAGAAGGTGGTGGCCGTCAAGCGCATCCTCCCGGCCTACGCCGAGGACGAGGACTTCGTCACCCTCTTCCGCCGGGAGGCGGAGCTGGGCTCGCTGCTGTGCCACCCCAACATCGTCCAGGTGCTCGACGTGGGCCGGTTCGGGGACACCTACTTCATGGCCATGGAGTACATCGAGGGCCTGTCCCTGCGCGAGCTGCTCAAGAGCCACGGGCCCCTGCCACCGGAAGTGGTGGCGTACCTCGGGGCCGAGCTGGGCGAGGCGCTCGACTACGTGCACCGGCGCACCTCGAGCGAGGGCCTCCCGCTCAACCTCGTGCACCGGGACGTGAATCCCCCCAACATCCTCCTGTCGCGCATCGGCGAGGTGAAGCTGGGAGACTTCGGGGTGGCCCGGGCGGCCATCCACGTCCGGCTCACCCAGGCGGACCGGGTGCGCGGCAAGCTGGGGTACCTCGCCCCCGAGCAGGCCCGCGGCCAGTCCTTCGACGGACGGGCCGATCTCTTCGCGCTCGGCCTCACGCTGCATGAGGCGCTCACCGGGCGGCGCGTCTTCCAGGGCGAGGATGCCTCCGACACGGTGCGCGGCGAGCCCCCGCACTTCCTCGTGCCGCCCTCGGTCCATCGCCCGGACGTCCCCGCGGAGCTGGATGCCGCCATCATGGAGCTGCTCCAGTGGCGGGTCCAGGAGCGCACGCCCCGAGGCCAGCGGCTGCGTGAGCGGCTCTGTGGCATGACGGGAGCACTCGCGCCCTATCCGCATGGGCAGAAGGAGCTGGCCCGCATCGTCCAGGAAGCCCTCGCACTCAAGGTCGGCCGCGCCCCGGTGCGGAGCCCGGAGCAGGTGACCCGGCTGGAGCGCACCCCGCTCCGCCCCCGCGGTGAGGAGGAACCCACGACGGTCCTGCCGGGCGGAAGCGTGCTCGCCAACGAGCCCCTGACCGCCACGGCCAGGGAGGGCACCCGGGAGGACTGA
- a CDS encoding ATP-dependent nuclease has translation MHLSRIKVSNFRNLDGIDVALGPHTVLVGENGSGKSNLLFALRLIFDPTLPDAERYLGSEDFADILSNPITSGVSIQITVDIEDLDDDDALAVLGGYLIRDEPPIARITYRFAPKESLESPPVSEDDYEFTIYGGDDPTNLVSPEVRRRLPMMVFHALRNAEDDLRNWRRSPLRPLLDRLASEISSDVLSDLVEEIRTSNSGAASLEEVQQLSEKINHVLAQFAGEGNTTEVAFGIAPVLPSRILRNLQLLIDGGKRGVESGSLGSLNVLYLVLKFLEIQQLCEENVYDHATLAIEEPEAHLHPHLQRLVFQHLFKLSLLAEKVPVGTFLSTHSPNLASVAPVKSLVVLRRRTPTGSVVARSLATTPFSEDEIADIERFLDVTRAECLFARGVLLVEGIAEKYVVPALAKLQKMSLDQIGVSIVVVDGTHFEAFDKFFGSRGLDLPFAVLTDADPWASGARTGAERVRRLLSSRGVRIPPNSDESVIRNLAAEHGIFLSKWTLEVDLYVSGQHQAVLSTMRALTASDAAKARVDGIVRDGEIKDVKAFLKDVESVGKGRFAQRVSTAFSGTSCPPYIFNALGWLKRQIANKNELIQSGRTGVASQQGAVAGVRKPRTSGRSGGPG, from the coding sequence ATGCATCTCTCGCGAATAAAGGTTTCGAACTTTCGAAATCTTGATGGAATTGATGTTGCTCTAGGGCCCCATACTGTCCTTGTTGGTGAGAATGGCAGCGGTAAGTCAAACTTGCTCTTTGCACTTCGGCTAATTTTTGATCCGACACTTCCTGACGCGGAGAGATATCTCGGGTCGGAGGATTTCGCAGATATACTTTCCAACCCGATCACAAGTGGCGTTTCCATTCAAATAACAGTTGATATCGAAGATTTAGATGATGACGATGCCTTGGCTGTGCTTGGTGGGTATTTGATTCGAGACGAACCGCCGATTGCTCGAATTACCTACCGATTCGCGCCTAAAGAAAGCCTTGAATCGCCACCGGTATCCGAGGACGATTACGAATTCACAATCTACGGGGGGGACGATCCTACAAACCTTGTCAGCCCAGAGGTTCGTCGCCGGTTGCCAATGATGGTGTTTCATGCGCTCCGGAACGCCGAAGACGATCTACGAAATTGGCGTCGCTCACCACTTCGTCCTCTTTTAGACCGATTGGCTTCGGAAATCTCCAGCGATGTGCTCTCGGACCTTGTGGAGGAGATCAGGACCTCTAACAGTGGTGCGGCCTCGCTAGAGGAAGTTCAGCAACTCTCCGAGAAAATAAATCACGTCCTCGCGCAGTTTGCCGGAGAAGGTAATACGACAGAGGTGGCGTTTGGTATCGCCCCAGTGCTGCCCAGTCGTATTCTGCGTAACCTTCAACTTCTCATTGACGGTGGCAAACGTGGTGTCGAGAGTGGGAGTTTGGGATCGCTGAATGTGTTGTATTTGGTGTTGAAGTTCTTGGAGATACAGCAGTTGTGTGAAGAGAATGTGTACGATCATGCGACGCTCGCAATTGAAGAGCCAGAAGCGCATCTTCATCCACATCTTCAGCGACTTGTTTTTCAGCACCTCTTTAAGCTTTCTTTGCTTGCAGAAAAAGTCCCGGTCGGAACTTTTCTCTCCACGCATTCGCCCAACCTCGCGAGCGTTGCCCCGGTTAAATCTTTGGTGGTTTTGCGTCGTCGGACGCCGACTGGCTCTGTTGTGGCTCGGTCATTGGCGACTACTCCATTCTCCGAAGATGAAATTGCCGACATCGAAAGATTCCTCGATGTCACCCGTGCTGAGTGCTTGTTTGCTCGCGGCGTGCTTCTTGTAGAGGGCATTGCGGAGAAGTATGTCGTTCCGGCGCTTGCCAAACTGCAAAAAATGTCCCTTGACCAAATTGGGGTCTCCATTGTTGTGGTGGATGGCACTCACTTTGAGGCATTCGATAAATTCTTTGGTTCTCGCGGGTTGGATTTGCCTTTTGCGGTTCTTACGGATGCCGATCCATGGGCATCGGGCGCGAGAACGGGGGCAGAGCGAGTTCGACGCTTATTGTCGTCTAGAGGCGTACGTATTCCGCCAAATTCGGATGAGTCAGTTATCCGCAACCTTGCGGCTGAGCATGGGATTTTCCTGAGCAAGTGGACTCTGGAAGTTGATCTCTATGTTTCAGGGCAGCACCAAGCTGTTCTCAGTACCATGCGTGCATTGACTGCATCGGATGCCGCGAAAGCAAGAGTTGATGGGATTGTTAGAGATGGAGAAATAAAGGATGTAAAGGCCTTCTTGAAGGATGTTGAATCTGTAGGAAAGGGGCGTTTTGCGCAGCGCGTCTCAACCGCCTTTAGTGGTACCAGTTGTCCGCCCTATATCTTCAATGCTCTTGGATGGCTTAAGCGGCAAATAGCGAACAAAAATGAACTCATTCAGAGTGGCCGCACAGGAGTTGCATCCCAACAAGGAGCAGTGGCAGGCGTACGAAAGCCAAGGACATCTGGTCGTTCTGGCGGGCCCGGGTAG
- a CDS encoding TraB/GumN family protein: protein MRLNRLLLAFLALLGTACATTPAERPASTPSSAAVAERRAFLWEVTRPGAPDKRLYLTGSVHLGRPGQFVFPPSLTAAFARSQALVVELDPDKADPGKTQQLILSLGTFPPPDALSAHLTEETKALLPEAIQQAGLPAAAVERMRPWLLSLTLSILEMQKAGYSEAGGIDRMLLSKARGTQRIVELETVEEQMRMLAGLPESVQELMLREQLQQSSQTAVNMASIATAWEGGNPDALAQVLFVRADDPTMRPFYEALFFTRNRRMADQLAAMLDQPETHFAVVGAGHLVGEEGILALLTRKGFQVRQLSREP from the coding sequence ATGCGCCTGAACCGATTGCTCCTCGCCTTCCTCGCCCTCCTCGGCACCGCTTGCGCCACGACCCCGGCGGAGCGCCCCGCCTCCACGCCGAGCTCCGCCGCCGTCGCGGAGCGGCGTGCCTTCCTCTGGGAGGTGACGCGCCCGGGCGCCCCGGACAAGCGGCTCTACCTCACCGGCTCGGTCCACCTGGGCAGGCCCGGCCAGTTCGTCTTCCCACCGTCGCTGACGGCCGCGTTCGCACGCTCGCAGGCGCTGGTGGTGGAGCTGGACCCGGACAAGGCCGACCCGGGGAAGACCCAGCAGCTGATCCTGAGCCTGGGCACCTTCCCTCCTCCCGATGCGCTGAGCGCGCACCTGACCGAGGAGACGAAGGCGCTCCTGCCCGAGGCGATCCAGCAGGCGGGACTTCCCGCGGCCGCCGTCGAGCGCATGCGGCCCTGGCTGCTGTCCCTCACGCTCTCCATCCTGGAGATGCAGAAGGCCGGCTACTCGGAGGCGGGCGGCATCGACCGGATGCTGCTGTCCAAGGCGCGCGGCACCCAGCGCATCGTGGAGCTGGAGACGGTCGAGGAGCAGATGCGCATGCTCGCCGGCCTCCCCGAGTCCGTGCAGGAGCTCATGCTGCGCGAGCAGCTCCAGCAGTCCTCGCAGACGGCGGTGAACATGGCGAGCATCGCCACGGCCTGGGAGGGCGGCAACCCCGACGCCCTGGCCCAGGTCCTCTTCGTGCGGGCGGACGACCCCACCATGCGGCCCTTCTACGAGGCCCTCTTCTTCACCCGCAACCGGCGGATGGCGGACCAGCTGGCCGCGATGCTCGACCAGCCCGAGACGCACTTCGCGGTGGTGGGCGCGGGACACCTCGTGGGCGAGGAAGGCATCCTCGCCCTGCTGACCCGCAAGGGCTTCCAGGTGCGCCAGCTGTCCCGCGAGCCCTGA
- a CDS encoding zinc-dependent alcohol dehydrogenase family protein translates to MKAYELHKTGGPEAWVQVERPEPKPGPGQALVRIRAVSLNYRDLMIARGGYMQPSPRPILPVSDGAGEVVAVGTGVTRVRPGDRVAPTFFQNWTDGDENRGQRRALGAGEIDGVLAEYVTVDAEALVHLPEGYSFEEGATLPCAAVTVWNALVSTGQLKAGQTVLAQGTGGVSIFALQFARVLGARVIITSSQDEKLERARALGADQLINYKKTPDWEAKVLELTGGKGVEHVIEVGGEQTMPRSIRATASGGHIHIIGLLSGAFGKPDPALAGSKQIHFHQIYVGSRAMFEDMNRAITQHKLKPIIDRTFPFEQAREALRYLQDGAHFGKVVIKV, encoded by the coding sequence ATGAAGGCTTATGAGTTGCACAAGACGGGCGGCCCCGAGGCCTGGGTGCAGGTGGAGCGTCCCGAGCCCAAGCCCGGACCGGGCCAGGCGCTGGTGCGCATCCGGGCGGTGTCGCTGAACTACCGGGACCTGATGATCGCCAGGGGCGGCTACATGCAGCCCTCCCCACGGCCCATCCTCCCCGTGTCGGACGGAGCCGGCGAGGTGGTGGCGGTGGGCACGGGCGTCACCCGCGTGAGGCCTGGAGACCGCGTGGCCCCCACCTTCTTCCAGAACTGGACCGACGGCGATGAGAACCGGGGCCAGCGCCGTGCGCTCGGCGCGGGGGAGATCGACGGCGTGCTGGCCGAGTACGTCACCGTGGACGCGGAGGCGCTCGTGCACCTGCCCGAGGGCTACAGCTTCGAGGAGGGCGCCACCCTGCCCTGCGCGGCCGTCACGGTGTGGAACGCGCTGGTGTCAACGGGCCAGCTGAAGGCGGGGCAGACGGTGCTGGCCCAGGGCACGGGCGGCGTCTCCATCTTCGCCCTCCAGTTCGCCCGCGTGCTGGGCGCGCGCGTCATCATCACCTCCAGCCAGGACGAGAAGCTGGAGCGCGCACGGGCACTCGGCGCGGACCAGCTCATCAACTACAAGAAGACGCCGGACTGGGAGGCGAAGGTCCTGGAGCTGACCGGCGGCAAGGGCGTGGAGCACGTCATCGAGGTGGGCGGCGAGCAGACGATGCCGCGGTCCATCCGGGCCACGGCGTCCGGCGGGCACATCCACATCATCGGCCTGCTCAGCGGTGCCTTCGGCAAGCCCGACCCCGCCCTCGCCGGCTCCAAGCAGATCCACTTCCATCAGATCTACGTGGGCAGCCGCGCCATGTTCGAGGACATGAACCGGGCCATCACCCAGCACAAGCTCAAGCCCATCATCGACCGGACCTTCCCCTTCGAGCAGGCGCGCGAGGCCCTGCGCTACCTCCAGGACGGCGCCCACTTCGGCAAGGTCGTCATCAAGGTCTGA